From Amyelois transitella isolate CPQ chromosome 2, ilAmyTran1.1, whole genome shotgun sequence:
GatacattgaaaaaataacatcgatatatcgatattttttcGACGAGCCTATAGTGACTGTCAAAAGAAAGAGTTcaaacaaaatcaatatttaattttggctTAAAGTGCCCTGACTGAAtcgaaaacaaaaacactcgAGACCAAGATACCGACCTCTGtagtcaaatttatttataaaaccgGCTGTCCTTGAGTAttgtcaaacaaaatatttcttgaaTACAATACGGTACAATTGAACGCTATGAATAATTCTGCTGCAAAGGTATGTGTATATTGAATAGTTTGTAAATACAATCATTCCACAACAGTTCATAGCAAGAAaacttctaatatttttaatcaatatgtTTTATCAAATAACTTACTAATTATTGGTTgagaatttaataaagttataatgACAGGTCGGTGAAATATTTACTGAGGCTGGAGCTGCTTTCAATAAATTGGCAGAAATGACTATGATGTTACATCCAACTGCAGAGTCAGTGCCTAggtaaatattaaagtaattgaattattagttatttattctAGGTActcaaaaatagaaaaacgCTAATGGGCCACAGTAAGCACttagcttttgtttttttataaacacaaaataaacaaaccttAGAAAATTTACGTctagaagtaataaaatatctgtGAAGATAAGTGCTAATAGGAATCATAACCATCACATCAATAGTGAGTATATTACTAACACTGCTACTACTAAATCTTTTGAAAGAAGCAACAAGCCTATCCTGGAAACAGTCCCGTTGCTATGTCCAGGCTCAAGTAGAAGAATTGGGTGAAAAAATACAGCATCTGTCTCTTTACACatctcatatatatatatcttactGATTTCAGCTTGCAAGTAAAAACACCAGTCAAGAGGAAGCCTGCAGAAGAACGTGCAGTACCTGCTAGCAACCCCCCTGCTGCTCAATCACAGCATACATTACACACATCATCTTTATCACAACAGGTCTCATAAtcttagtaattttttaaattaggaaACCATAAGCAAATTATGAAGGTAGCCACAAATAATTAGTGGGTGGGTTTCATTGCAATGCACAAAACAACTGTAAGTATGGGGCtagaagtatatttttataatataaaaccatAAAACCTGAATCTCTTCATGTAGATGTCTTTTTAGTGCTTTTACCACAACCAATCATATGGGTAAGGAGCCTGTAAAAAGGTTGCAGTTGTTTTAATGCCAGGAACAAGCAGATCTGAAGAGAGAATTTTAACATTATGTAAAATACCCAGATCATCATCAGGGTAATATTTCGGATTTTATTAAAGGTTTTAATTacctttatttgtaaactagCGACATGCCTCAGCTATGCATGGTTAgcatttaaagatataaatttttcaaaaacccCTCTTTCCAACGTTTCAAACTGGAACAAGATCCATCCACAACCTAAGAGTGCAAACATCAACAGAAAATAGGcagactttataatatgtagtgatgaaaTGCTTTTTCACAAATGGGCCAATAGATCgcgttttaatgaaatatgcgttcattttatttatttatgaacaaaattattatattacatataattttgtttattatataaggtTAATATTACCTGCAATTAGCAGTTTATGGCTGGAATGTGTACTGGTACAAATGGAAATTATTCCACAGCAGATTGATTTAGTATATGCACTCATTTTATCCTGTTTTTTATGGATGTCCTACTCTGCCCCATGGGTGAATAAGCTTGTTTGTTTGAGTCTTCTGTAGTGAGGGTTATAAACATTAGAAAGATAATTTCAATTTGCCaaattgttgttttgtattctacattattacattataCCTTTTTCTTACAGGTTACTCTCAATATGTTGAATGCCCAGGAGTCTGAAATGGATGTGGAAGGACTTGGAAATAATGTAAAGTTAGAATTTGAATCCGGCACAGAAGAGGTGACTACTTAGTTGAGGAACTGTAACAGCATCAAATAATGAGATGTTTTTcatgttatttatgtaaatatattgttgcctataaataaaaaaattgaaataaggaaaaatatttcactgaCATACATCATCACATCTTAATACCTCAGAAGTCTTGAAGGCCATATTTAGCTGATAGTTATTAAATTCAGATAGCTGTACAAGAAGAATCGTAATAAGCCTGACCCACATATTTTTGCACAAAGGAAAGAAGTTGACTacacttctttattttttgtttttttctatttccagCAGGGATGCTCGCATCAAATGTATGAGCTTGTAGCAGGAgggatgattcggctcgaccacCAGGATAGGTGTTATGCCTAGGGAACTAGGTTGTATATATTGCTCCAATcaatgaaatctttgcttgcgcgatttaggttttttgcTGTTTTTGACAGATAGCAttgcgtaattttattttttattgttgtgacttgtggtgtatagatagatatcgCCATATTCTAGTAGTATCCTTTCACgatattaaaactttttaattttgcagtacacatacatatcgttGATATCTGTCTGATTATATATGGGTAGTTACACAAAATAGGTtagcaacaaacaaacagcaaataagggttttttttttataaaaaataaattccaattttaataaatattgtgtaaTAACATGTCATAAGGCCAATGCATTCAGCTGATTCTTAGGGATGTTGTTAGcacatttgaaataaaaaatttagctgttttattacaatactTTATATTACTAGGTATCTGATATTCTGTGAAAGCTCTGGACTTTTCTATTCCACTTAGAAtttggagattcaaatactttcTTGTGAGTGTTctctgatattttttgttcaataaCACTGTCTACATtgcttcttatttttaatgcgtCATAAAAAGGAAAGCCACTTCCAGATCTTTTCATTCTTCTCTGTGCATTTCTGTAGCATTTCCATGGCTGAGGTTCAACTACTATTGACCGGgaaatagattttaataagtttattaatttaaataaaccttCATCTCCATTATTGATGTGAATCCACAGTGTCACAgagaaacaaaatacaatatcaAAATCATTTCGACCATGTGAATGTAGATAATTTGTTATGGATTTACCACTATCAGCATCCATTATATCTTCagtttgataaataatatcacAATTGGAGCAATATTTCTGTGctttcttaattaattttgagtcAATATCAATTgccaatatttttacattacagttaggaaaaaccttttttaaatatgaatgtaAAGCAATTGTGAGTTCTCCTGTGTTGCATCCAATATCCAGACAGACAATGGTTTGGTTTGGTTCAAAAACTGGAAACATTTCTGGGTTGAGATTACTTATTCTTTGCCCAACACTATGAAAGGAGTAATAGTTAATAAAGTTTCCGAATTTAGTTGCTCCTGGGTCATttccaataaaattaagatcatcagtatttatttctcttttgGTTGGagatttattgttttcaaagAAATCTTTGTAAGACATGATGTCTGagtattaggtaggtactgagATTAACGATGGACTGAATCGTAGCTAAAGGTCTCGTAAAACTTTCACATGTTAGTTCCTTACCTAATTATAATAGTTTGTTGTCGTCTCCACAACTATATCAAAAGCGAAACACCATGTACCGCATATATATACACGTATTCATCTAGCTTTTTTTCTGGGAATGAGTTAAACAAAAAGTCAATAATTTGTGTCACATGAAATGAAAAGTTCAttgagaaattatttatttcaatatactTTCTAGTCAACACCACAGATCTACACAGTACAGTACCTACATCTAATCTATGGACTACTTgtcaaataagtacttatgttGTCAATTTGTCATTGTCTCACTTTTTTGTTATCATTAGAGAAGGTAAcagaataaatataacttatattattttttattcagtaacatattttaataatagctAAGACTAATATATTAgtacaaaagtatttttttattatatatgagaacaacgccatctatcatAAGCTTGCGTAAACTAGTCACTTTGATTTTAATGGCGTCTTTTAAACTGGAGGCGTctgtgaaataatttttggaTGATAAATTCATGACAAAGATGTCTCTGTCTCATCCTAAAATGAAATTGTGTAAAAGTCACAGCTAACACTCGAcaaaattctattaaaaaaacattaaaaaaatcttttcttaataaattaaaaccacctccaatctattctattttgaagtgggttaaaattattaaattggtGTAACAAATACTTACTTGAAAACCTACAGACTTActaaatatagtatatatactaaactacaaataaatactaaatatacctactatagCTGTAGGTACTTTTCTCGGGACTTTTTGGGTCAACATGAAAAGTCGCTAAATccgttattttaaaactttcctACACTCATAATTGTCCACGAACATCTAAAAATCATTAATAGTTGATCAAACACACATTTTGGAAAAATTTGCACAACCAACATGACGTTCGGGTGCCTGCCAAGAAGTTCTGTCAAATGTCATGTCGATAAAGGTGAGCGTTTAAAcgataaaacttaataatacttttatttatttatgtacacaaaattatatacaggagcatttattactataattctagtacaaaggtgctacttatttcaaaagaaatgtcTTCCAGTAGACCTGTGGTGACAtgtctacgccactcgtcaacaacatcaaatcacacaacaactgtcaatcatcgcgaagaaattgacgcgctgaaccaatagcagcgaagaatctaagacgcgatttcagagatttcacggattggagctatatatacaacctccgacacaacatcgtcggagccgcggttccccaggcataacacctagcctggcggaagatcttccctttggtggcggtcgagccgaaacatcgctcccgctacattggtgaccccgacgtgattggaagcaaccttcttcatcatcatctCCAATCAAAGCAGtgtctcacagcaagccagcaactgggtatcgcagcaggtcaATCGCAGCCGACTTaccgagcttcctggtcctgtctccacccgcactcactctcatcgacttcGGCGACCGACGCATCTATCGCAGCCCACGccggccgctcttctctccagcgtggcagctctgcacgatatctcccggcgccaacaagtcggcttcgctctctactgtctcgactcaccgcagactacgagcaacgcaacggctcactcctgactcactaggacttcgagcaacttccgactcactggaagacaactggcacttgcaagctacaactgaagcacagattgcacagcaagatcaagacttcagacctccggtcttgggggggagtaccGTGGCGACAtgtctacgccactcgtcaacaacatcaaatcacacaacaactgtcaatcatcgcgaagaaattgacgcgctgaaccaatagcagcgaagaatctaagacgcgatttcagagatttcacggattggagctatatacaacctccgacacaacatcgtcggagccgcggttccccaggcatcataacacctagcctggcgaaagatcttccctttggtggcggtcgagccgaatcatcgctcccgctacagacccatgagaggaaagatgaatttcagagcggtatggcgtgtgcataaataacgtttaacatatttaactaaacatacatgctatatttatatacttacataattaaacatggaataattaaacaaatgacagttataaactacataaacaaacataccaatatatatataagtctaTTTGGAGAGATAATAGTCTTTAACTTGTCGTTTGAATGGAGAGAGAGTTTTGGAATCGCGAATATCATGCGGTAAGGAATTCCACAGTCGTACAGCATGAGCAGAGAAGGAAAAAGAGTAGAAGGAAGTCTTGTGGGTAGGAATAGTAAGAATGGTGCGCAAATGAGATCTGCAAGTTTGAATCTATAGTATGACCAAGGTTCCTTGCAGATTTGGTGAATTCAATTGAAGAACTATTATAGTACAGGCTTGGCAGTATATCAATGTTGATTTGATTACACATATAATAAGTACCAATTATCATAGCCTTAGATTTGACAGGATTAACCAAAAGACCATAACACTTCGCCCATTCAGAAATCCGATCAAGTTCCGCATTCATCTCCGCAATGGCTGTCAAGTAGTGTTTCTCtttaaaatgacaatataTCTGTAAATCATCAGCGAAAAGATGGTAATTGCATGACAGTAGTTTAGAGactgatgttataaatacCGAAAATAGCAACGGCGAGAGTATACCGCCCTTTAATTTAagcacaaaattaaattataatttattaaagctTAAATTTACTACTTACGCATAATTTTAACACTCGGGCAATTTGATTCGATGGACTGCGAAAATTAGACCAATCCACAAATCAAGCGAGACCAATCTCGCATGATCGCCGGTGGTCGCCGTCCTGCGAAAGCCGGGAGAGGATGACTACGCAAATCCAAAGTTTTACCGACCTATCGGATTTTTACCGGTGCTCGGTAAGATTTTGGAGAAAATGCTAATGGCGAGGATTCGCTGGCACGTCCTCCCCGACATGAGCTGCCGTCACTACGGCTTCATGCCGCAGCGCTGCACCGAGGACTCCCTCTATGTCCTGGTCACATCAGGCAGAggattaaagataaaaaactCGTTCTGATGGTATCCTTGGATATAGAGGGAGCCTTCGACAACACGTGGTGGCCGGCCATTAAGTGCAGACTGGCGGAGACGCAGTGCCCTCCGAATCTACGCCGAATAGTTGATAGCTATTTGGGGGATAGGAGCGGAGAGTGTCAGCGCAACCTCGAAGGGATGTGTCCAGGGGTCAATAGGAGGCCCGACCTTCTGGAATTTGCTTCTGGACCCGCTGCTTGTGGGGCTAGATGTTCTGTCATGTCAAGCGTTCGCTGACGACGTGGTCCTCGTATTCTCCGGGGACACGGCACAGGAAGTCCAGGGACGTGCCAATGGAGCCCTCGAATATGTTCGAAGATGGGGAGTCGAAAATAAATTGAGGCTTGCTCCATTAAAAACAAAGGCAATGGTGCTCACCAACAAACTTAAATACGACACTCCAATTCTGAGCATGGGCGGGGTATCCATTGATATGACCCAGGAAATCAAAATCCTCGGTCTCACCTTGGACAACAAGCTCACCTTTAACGCCCATGTGGCGAACATATGCCGGAAGgcgttaaatatatataagcaGCTGTTCAGGGCGGCCAGGATTGGCTGGGGTTTGAACTCGGAGGTGATAAGGACCATATACGTGGCGGTGGTCGAGCTGGTCATCATGTACGCATCTAGCGTGTGGGCATCGGCCACGCACAAGCTGGGGGTGTAGAAGCAACTAAACGTGGTGCAGCGAGGCTTCGCACAGAAGATCGTCAGAGCGTATCGCACCGTCTCTCTGAACGCGGCGCTGCTACTCACCAGACTGCTTCCTCTGGACATGAGGATCAAGGAGGCAGCTTCTTCACGAAGTGAAGAAGGGTATATCTCGGCGAGTGGTAGGAGACCGGGAGATAGAGAGACCCGTCGACTTTCTGGAAGCGCCTCACCCGGCTGGAAGGTTCGGACCGGACTTTCGTGCCTGGAAGACCGTGCGCAGGTTGACGAGCAGCAGCACGCGCAGCTCCACATTTATACGGATGGGAGCAAGCACGATGGGAAAGCCGGCGCAGCGCTGACGGTATGGGAAGGCGGGCGGGCGGCAGGCGGAAAGAGGGCTGACGATAGATGTCCGGTCTCATTCGTCAAGCGGCAGATCCGAATGGATACCATTGACGAATGGAACCGGCGCTACGTGGAGGGGGAGTAATCAGAGGGTAATAATCCAGGCTGTCCATAATGGATTCACCACTAGctcatgtaaataaaaaaatctcgcATGATTGGTTAGCGCTTGCACGCGCCAACCTTTGACCGCTAGACAAACTGGgtaggtaacaaacaaatttgtaatatcaataagccatacagctataTTTGGCCTTGTAGTCTTTGCGAGGCTGCGGGCTCTGTCTAAGTCTGTCCCCGTAAGGCGTAAAGATTGGAATGATATACCTATACCTTAAAGtatcataacatacataacaaGGAAGGAACTACTTTTATATACAACAGTTGTTGTTAAACTTTCGCGTcgcatacatttataaataatacagttattaaacgcgcacgttaAGCAAGTACCTACCTTGTTTTTATCTCGGAtatttcgaatcatgttacaataatCCGTGGACTATGTATGTTATTGTAACACTCCAAAACTCATCAccaatcattaaaattattagtacCTAGTCGATGAAACACACATGTTcggaaaaaaaattcacaatAAATACAACATGACGTTTGGGTCAAAAGTCCGTCATGTTAGTCTTTTAATCTTTCAACATAATTAATGGTGTAACCTAGAAACCCAGCTCAGAATACGGTTGAAGATGCTACGTTTTCTGTCAACCTATCACTTAACCAATTTTTGATACCTAGTAGTCTATAATGTAGCTCCTGAAAGTTTTGTCAGTCTCTGTGCCAAAAAGTATCTAAGTATCATGAAAATCAGTTGGTCAAATTTAGCTTGCAAAATACAAACATCGGTACAggcaaaactaaataaaataaatgaaacaataatttaaaaataaaagtttgtaaaaataggtatattaaaaataagggccattaataattatgaacAACTTGAATCAGAAGCTTAACTTTAATGAAACCTAGccgtttataaaacaaaaaatatttttcatcaataCTTTCTTCTTTCGACACATGCATAAATACGAGTAGA
This genomic window contains:
- the LOC106133581 gene encoding chromatin complexes subunit BAP18-like; translated protein: MNNSAAKVGEIFTEAGAAFNKLAEMTMMLHPTAESVPSLQVKTPVKRKPAEERAVPASNPPAAQSQHTLHTSSLSQQVTLNMLNAQESEMDVEGLGNNVKLEFESGTEEVTT
- the LOC106133575 gene encoding probable RNA methyltransferase CG11342; translated protein: MSYKDFFENNKSPTKREINTDDLNFIGNDPGATKFGNFINYYSFHSVGQRISNLNPEMFPVFEPNQTIVCLDIGCNTGELTIALHSYLKKVFPNCNVKILAIDIDSKLIKKAQKYCSNCDIIYQTEDIMDADSGKSITNYLHSHGRNDFDIVFCFSVTLWIHINNGDEGLFKLINLLKSISRSIVVEPQPWKCYRNAQRRMKRSGSGFPFYDALKIRSNVDSVIEQKISENTHKKVFESPNSKWNRKVQSFHRISDT